The Thermodesulfobacteriota bacterium DNA segment ACACTGAATAAGTTTTTGTAAAATTGGTTGTGCGACAATTAGCTATTTTGTTTATTAACGATTCCTTCGCGAAAACAATAAAGTATTAGTTCAGACCTACTCTTTACAGAAACTTTCTTAAAAATCTTACTCAAGTGAAACTTTACTGTCATTTCACTTAAATACAATTCTTTAGCGATAAGCTTATTCGAATAACCATCTAAAACCTTCTTAACGATTTTTATCTCAGCTTCAGTGAGATTATATAAAGGACCATCACCTTTCTTCCTTTTATGATTATGAGTAGATAACAAGGCGTCTAAGACCCTATACATCATTTTCCTTTCTACCCAAAGTTGTCCATCATTTACACCACTGATTGCTTGTTTAAGTTGTATTGAATTAGCATCCATTACTATATAACCCCTTACACCCGAAAGAATTGCATTTATGAGTTCATACTGATCAAATTTGTCGGGAATGATTAATATTACTTTCCCACTATTCTTATTCTTAACTAACCGCAGGATCTTCGAAAGTTTTAAACCCTGTAACTCTACATCAAGCAGCAATATGTCAAAGTCGAATTCTTCACAGGATTGAATCAGTTCTAATAAATTAGAAGCCTCAGCCAATATGTGGAGGGTTTCATCCTCATCTAATATCTTGGATATTCCCTCTCGCAATAATCTATTGTTAAAGGCTAATATCAAATTTATTGAATGAATCTTTGACGGTGAAATATTTGTAATCCCCTGATTCATATTACATCACCCAAACTAAACGCGATGCAAGATTCATGCCATCTCAGACATTAATCCAAATTACTTAGCATTTCAGAATAGTTAGTACGAAAAGGTGTGATGTTGCAACTATTTCAACGTGTTAATTAGTGGGGTTTTACACACCAATAGCTGTGCAATTATTTCACAGTCTTGCAACTTCCGTGAATTAGGAATTAGTACAAAGAGATTTATTCCGTTTTCTTCTCCACATCCTTTTTAAATTCTACAGATACTCGATCATCCCTTTGATAAAGACCAAAGGCTGGTTGGTGCAGTATTTTAGCATCTCTACCCCGTTTTACTACGTTTATCTTCCTGCAGTAATCCCTGCTCTTCATTCTTCTGTTCTAAAAATTAGGACCAATATAACTCTCATCTACCTCCGCCTGTCCAAAGAACCGATCCCTGCTCATACTCATAGATAGCTTTCCTGATAGTAGATAAACACATATGAATTCTTTGCCAGGGGAAGTCTAACTTCCTATGCAGTCTTATTTGCTGTGAATTCATAAGTAAAACACCAAAGTAGCTCATTCCATTGATCCAGTGGGAGAAGGCTCCTCTTAAGGTATATGTCGGTAAGAATGGAGAATTTATAATGACAAGGACAAAAGAAAAACCTGCCATCTGATAGTTTTGATAGCCCACGAAATTTGCGTCATAAACAGTGTCTCTTTTTCAGGGAATTTTGCGTGCCCAAAAATTCGCAAAATTGTGGACACGGGCAAAGTGCTTGAAAATCTTTTAGACATTGCGCTAAACCATTATACTCTGGTACCTGAAACGCGTAATTTGCTATAGTATCGTCATTTACTTCTTTGTTTAATATAGTTATAGATATATGTTCTAATTCTCAACTATTGGGGTACTACTAATTCATGATTCGATTTTCGTTCCTTAAATTATGCCATTTTCATAAGCGTTAGAATCTTCATATGAAGAAGTGTAACTTAAAAGGAAAAGAAAAGTTTATAATGGAAAAACGTAATTTAATGAAAGACAGGGAAGTTTTAGAATCGGACAAGTTCGTTGATATTCCTGAGGAAAAGATGCTTAAAAAAAATAAGAGAAAACAGATATTACATACTAAGAAGATTGCTTTTCACAATAAAGGAAGTAAACCTAAAAACATAATAGGCATTTCAGAAGATAATAGCAGACTAAAGAAGGTAGAGGAAAAGCTAACTCAAACTCAAAGTCGTCTGACACTATTTAACACTATAATTAAAACTATCACCTCAGGTACGTCAGTTAATCAAGTTGTCAAACTAACAGTTAATAAAACTAGTGAGTATTTCAAAGATCTTCGCGTATCTTATTCAACGATTAGAGAGAACGGCAATATGAAAGTGATTTATTCTAGAGAGACACAAGGAATGTCAATCTTGAACGGTTTAGAGTGCGACCTCTTAATGACCCCAGATTATTTAGGCTCCTTGCGGAGGCGCGAACCAGTCATCATTGAAGATAGTACTGTTGACCAGAGGTTAGCGCCATTCGCCAAAATACTGTCGGCTTTTGGCAGTCGGGCATTACTTGGTGCGGCCGTCGCAGATTCCAAAAAAATAACAGGTTTGCTATGTCTTCACTCTAGGGAAGCTCACCAATGGAGCAATCACGAGAAAAAAACCATAAAAGACGTAGCCCATTACTTGAGTATTGCCATTAATCATGCACATACGGAAATAAGAAATAAAGAAAACGAAAAGAAAATTAAGAAAAATCTAGAGGAATTATCCAAAAAAAGTAAATATCAATCTATTATAAGTAGAACAACTCGCAGTGTCCACCAGTCAATTGATCTTCAAGAAGTTATGGAACATGCTGTAGAGTCAATACGCGAAAATATAGATCTAGTAGACGCAATCGCGATTTATCTAGTTGAGGGTGAGGAGGCAGTTCTGAAATCCCATAGGGGTCTAACTGATCGATATATAAAGCTGGCAGGGAGAATTCCTTATCCTAAAGGTTTTACCTGGAAGACTATAATTGACCGCAAACCTAGGTATTGTCCAGATGTGGACCAGGATGCAATTATCGGCCCAGCCGGAAGGCGAATGGGAATAAAGAGTTATTTGGCCATGCCTTTCAGCCACGAAGACAAAACCTCAGGGATTATGGGCATAAATTCCTTTCAGAAGAATTCCTTTGGCGAAGAAGAGTTAAGGCTACTGGAAATGGTCGCACGGCAAATAGAGATAGCAATTAATAATGCCAAGCAGGCAGAAGCAATTCAGGAAAGTAAAGAAAAGTATCGAGCACTTATTGAGCAGTCAAATGATTGGGTATGGGAAGTCGATATAAACGGCTCCTTCACATACGTAAATCCAAAAGTGCGTGAAATAATTGGTTATGAACCAGAAGAATTGCTTGGTAAAACGACATTTGATTTTATGTCTACAGATGAGGCAAAACGATTTTATGATTTATTAAGCCCCTATTTTTCAGAGAAAAGACCATTTAAGCGTCTTGAAAAAAAGCTGATGCATAAGGACGGGCATGAAGTTATTCTAGAAGTTAGTGGGACACCGATGTTTGACAGTCAAGGATTTTTCAAAGGTTATCTAGGAGTAGTGGAGGATGTTACTCAACGCAGGAATCAGGAGAAGAAAATACACCATTTTGCCATGCATGATTACATGACCGACCTTCCCAATCGCCGTTCACTTGAAGAGGAACTAACTAGAATAACGAACCAAAATAGCGCCAAACAAAAGGGCGCATTGCTGATGATAGACTTGGATAACTTTAAACTGATAAACGATACTCTAGGTCATTTTGCTGGAGACCAGCTTTTGAAAGATCTGTCCAATGCTTTAGCAAAAATTATGCGCCCTAGAGATATGCTGGCAAGAATGGGTGGTGATGAGTTTGTTGTAGTACTCCAAAATGTTTCTCCGAAAGAGGCTAAGAAAATAGTTGATAGGTTATTCAAATCAATAAACGAGTTCCAATTTAATATTAAAGGTTATAATTTGAATCTTAACTGCAGTATAGGCATTACCCTCATAGACGGCGAATCAAGCATCGAAGAAATTTTGCAAAAGGCTTATTCGGCTCTTTCCCAAGCCAAGTCCGAGGGGAAAAACCGGATAATCCGTTACGGTACAGGTGAAACTATCATCAAAACTAAGCAGGCCAGCAATTGGAAAATCCGTATCAAAGAAGCACTTAAATTAGATCGATATACAATAGAATTTCAACCTGTGGTACGGCTTGATACTGAGAAGACGGAGTTTTTCGAGGCATTGATCAGGATGAAAGCTGACAACGGTCAAATTGTATTTGCAAAATCGTTTATTCATTTTGCTGAACGCTTTGGCTTAATATCAGAAATTGATCGGTGGATGGTGGAGAAAATAACGCATTTTTTAGCTAGCCACCCGAGCACGAAGCTTTCCATAAACCTTTCAGGATCAAGCCTAAGAGATAAGTCTCTTCTTTCTTCAATCGAAAGATATATCCAGGAAGGTCGAATTTCTGCTGATCAATTGGTTTTCGAAATCACCGAACTTTCCGCAATTAGAGACTTATATAGCGTCCAAAAATGGCTCAATAAATTGCAGATCTTAAATTCCCGATTTGCCCTGGATGACTTTGGCAGCGGATTCTCATCATTTAAGCACTTGCAGACTCTTCCAGTTGATTTTGTCAAAATTGATGCTTCCTTTATCTCCAAAATTAAAAATGACCTATCATGCTATGCGATTGTAGACAGCATAGCTTCTGTAGCACATGCTCTTGGAAAAGAAGTTATAGCCGAGGGGGTAGAAAATCGAGAAATTATAAAAAGCCTACGGGAGTTTAAAATAGAATATGGGCAAGGAAAATTCTGGAAGTCAGAGAATCTGCGTTCTCTAAATTCATAAAACCCTTTGTGCTTATCGTCACTAAAAATAAGTTCGAACATAATCAATAAATACTGGTGCAATTTATACATGGCTTCGACAGATTGATAATGCAGTTATCTAATTGAAAGGATCAAGATTAATGATATGCGCTTCAGCGATGATAATTCATCGTCCTTGTCCAATGCTAATATTTTGGGATGCGTTTGTATCAAGATTACATTTTTACTCAGCCCCCAAAAACTTGTGATACAATACTTGTGATTTCATTGATCTTAAAGGGCTTCTTTATAAACGAATATGCTCCTTCTGCTATTAACTTTTCTATATTCTCTTCTTCTCGCGTACCACTGATAACTACTATAACAGAACTGGGATCAAAGATCTTCATCTCTCTTAAGAGTTCAATGGCACTCTTTCCATTGATTGTCAAGTCTAAAAAAATAATATCATAGTGATTCTTCCTGATTAGTTCAATCACAACATCAGCGCTATTGGCGGTATCAACGCTATGACCGGAGGTTACCAATGCTTCCTTTATAAGATTACAAATAAATTCTTCATCATCCACAACAAGAATATTCCCTTTCCTCCTCGTTTTTCCGCCGGTATCGAAATTTGCTTGATCTGACGGATTCATTTCATCAGAGATTCGTTGAATATTCGGAAGCCTAATACTAAATGTTGTCCCCTTTCCAATCTCACTGCTTACTTCGATTGTTCCTACATGCCTCCCGATTATCGAATAAACCACAGAAAGACCAAGGCCTGTCCCGGACTTTGAATCATCGCTTTTCTTTGTCGTAAAAAAGGGCTCAAATATTTTCTGTAGATTTTTCTGAGGAATGCCAATCCCATTATCTGAGAATTCTATCCTTACATAGTCACCATCAATATCAGTTTTTATCGCTATCGCCCCGCCTTCACTCATTGCATCCCTCGAGTTGAGCGCCATGTTGATGATCACCTGTTGTACTTCCCCCACGTTCATAACAATAGGAGGAACCTTTCCATAATGACGTATTATTTGTATACCATCCGATTTAAAAGTATGTTCGATTAGTTTGATTGCATCTTCGATCACCTCCTCTAAACATGCAAGCTGCTTTTTGTTATCCCTATTTTTAGAAAAAGATAACAAAGTCGTTACAAGGTCTGACGCTCTCGCTGCAGCCTTTTCCACAACCTTTAAGTCCTCTCTTATACTCTCAATACTTGTCCTTGAAAAGGCAAAGCTTGTGTAACCAATGATCCCAGAAAGAATATTATTAAACTCATGGGCGAGACCCGTTGCAAACTGACCTACTGCGGACATCTTGGCAGATTGAATCACTTGGGCCTCTAATTTCTTTTTTTCAGTTATGTCTTCGGTCACTACTGTCAGACCAAACTTCTCACCCGTCTCAGAATCAACCAAAGGTGAAAGAACGATCTCTAAGTATTTATCATCAAACTTTACAATATGATTTGTGCTGTATGAATCGTAATGAAGTATCTGAGGAATAACAGTCTTGAAATTGATTCCCTCGATGAGATTGTCTAGTCTCGAACCAATACAATCCTTCCCAAAAATCTTTAAAGTCTGGGTATTCGCGCTTTTTATTACCAGGTCCATATCGGTTGTCATTACACTCTCATGAGTGCTGAACAAAATATTGTTGAGCTCTCGAGTTCTATCCCTGATTTTAAGCTCAAGATTGGCATTAATGTGTTGGAGTTCTTGCATTAGACGCCTATTTTCCTGCATTAGTTCATATTTTTCAACAGCATGCTTTATGATGCTTTTCAGTTTATTAAAGTCCAAAGGCTTGGATAAATAATCAAATGCACCATGCTTTACAGCCTCTACAGCCGTTTCTAGGGAGGCATACCCCGTCATGATGATAACAGGTATGTCTGGATTAAAGGTACGAATTCTATCAAGGAGATTTATGCCATTCTTCTCAGGCATGCGGATATCTGTAAGAACGACATGAAAGAGATCTCCTTTCAGGAGATTGAGGGCTCTATCACAGTTCAAAGCGGTAATTACTTCATAACCTTCGTTTGAGAAGATATCAGAAATGATTTGTAAAATTAATTGTTCGTCATCAACCACTAAAAGTTTTCTTTTCCCCTTCACTATCTTTTCCTGAAATCTCCTGAATTATTGGCAGTTCTATTATGAAGTTCGTTCCCCTCTCGGTATCACTGTATATTATAATGTTCCCATTGTGAGCTTCAATTATTTTATAGCTAACTGAGAGACCAAGCCCGGACCCTGTGTCTTTTGTCGTAAAGAAGGGGTCGAAAATCTTGGGGAGGTCTTCTTTTTTGATGCCAGGCCCATTATCTTCGAAACTTATAAATACATTATTTGGGCTTTCTTTTTGAAACCCTGTATTAATCCTGAGTTCACCGCCACAGGGCATTGCTTGAATAGAATTCATTATTACATTAATGAATACATGCCATATGTTATTTAGATCAGCCATGATTTTGGGAATCCGGTAATCTAGATTTTTAATGACCTCGATCTTATTATCAACAATCTGTTTTCTGGTTAAAGTCAAAACATCATCGATTAAGCTGTTAACATCAACAAGTCCAAAATTCGTTGATCCGGGCTTTGAAAACGCAAGCAAGCTATCTATCAATCTGTTTGTACGATCAACCTCGTGCTTAATGTAATCAAGGTACTGTCGAATTAACGGAGATTCTTCTCGGTTCAAATTTTGTGATAAATAATATCTTGCACCTTCTATGATATTTAAAGGGTTTCGTATTTCATGCGCAATTCCTGCTGCAAGTTGTCCTACAGCAGACATCTTCTCCGCCTGGATAAGCTGCGCTTGCGTTTCTCGAAGCTCTCTATTTTTTTCTTCTAACTTGTTTACGTAATCCTCAACCAATTTAAAAGCAAATGCGTTTTCAATAGCAATTGCAGTCTGGTTTGCCAGTGTCTTCAGTAGCTTCAAATCATAGCTTGTGTACATCAGTCCAGATTTCTTCTCTCCCAATGAAACAACACCTACCAACTCGTCCTTGAAGAAAAGCGGAATAATCAGTGAAGCTCTCAAAACAGAGAAGGTTTTTTTCAATTTTTCGCCATATATATAATATTTCTCTTCCGCAATCAAATCTTCTTTAAACATTTCTTTCTTTGAGCTATTTAATAAGAGGATTAACTTGTTATCGCTCTCGATGCTTAAACCATTTTTCTCCAAATCATCAATCGTCGTAGAATGAATCCTGTAACCATTTGTGCTTCGATCAAAAAGTAGAAGAGAGGCTGAGTTGATGAACATGGTTTCTGTAATAGTTTTAATAATTTTATTGGCTATTTCGTCAATATTAAGAATTGATGTCATGGCGTCGCTAAGATCAGAGATTGTTTTATTGTAGTCATACCTTTTTCTAAAGAAAGCATTATCTAAAATGCTCTGAATTCGATTTCTGAGCGGATTAAGTGCTAACACAAGAAAGGCACTTAAGATTAAAAAGAAAGCGGGATTTTTCCAACCGCCATGTTCAGCAAAAGCTATATTGAAACCAAGAACCATAAGAGCAAAAATTCCTACCACCAACCCTGTTAGGGAACCATAGACTAGTGTCTTTTGAATAATTACATCTATATCGAAGAGTTTATGCTTTGCGATAGCATAGCCTATTGAAAGAGGGAAAAATAAAACGAGTATAGCTATGTAGTTAATATTACTAGCTCCATAAAAAACAACTGTCAAAGCAGCTACAGCAGGAAGAAAATAACCTAATACTGCACCTATCAACACCACTTGGGCCCTTTGTTTATTTAACTCAGAATCAGGTCTTAAATAACTTACTGTTACAGAAGCCAGCATTGTTAGCGCCGCGAAAATTAAGTAAAACCACATCACTGTATCTACCGTTTTCCACATACCAGGGTTATGAAGATAGATCAGTTGTAAAATGAATAATACGGATGAAAATAAAAAAGGAAGCAATATTATACGTGGATACTTTTTAAATAATATCTTCTCATTAGGAAAAACTAAAGATAGATAAATCAAAAAAGACGGGCTAAAAATCTGAGCTAGATAGGACACATTTACTGAATATATGAGTGAATAGTTGGTCTGATAATCAAAGTCTTCTATAAACCAAATCCCGATTGAAGAACAAAGCATTAAGAAGACCTTACTAGAAAGTAAATTCGGTTTTAAAAGATAAACTAAAGCTCCTATTGTTAGAAAAATCAAACCAGTGACAAATTCTATTCCAAATACCTGCAAATAATCGCTAACGGTAAATTTCATGGAAGGAAACGCGGCTTCGATAAAATTATTATCTCTTGAGAGTAGATAAGTTATAGGAGTACCTATGGGCTTCGCCGCGACGATATCATAAACCTCGTACGATCTTGATACTTCTCTTCCATCTACCTTAATAATTTGATCGTAAGATTTCAATCCAGATTTTCCACGCTCCGACCAACTAGGAAGGGTAACCTGACTAACCAATAAGTTATTATAAATTAAAAAACCGGGGAAAGGTCTCCCCATCGATCTAAGTCCCTGAATTAGGCTATTTAAACTTAGAACAAGGGACAAGCCAATTATTATATACGCTATAACTTTAAATTTATCTTTATAAAATAAATAACTCATTTTAATTCGAGAAGAGCATTAATCCCCCCGATATCATCGACCCAAAGTTTCAATTGTCTGAGTCCATCATCTATGCTAACTTTAGGCCGGTAATTTAATTCTCTGATTGCCTTTTCAACGCTATAATTTAAATTTCGACCCATCAGAGCAACAGCATATCTCGTCAAAGCAGGTGGATTTCTCGACTTTAATAACATCGCCCAAACTTCCATTACGGAGGCTAGTCCATAAGCAAAGAAATAGGGAAGGGATCTTACAGGTGACCATTTTATACCTAGACAGGAAAGAAGGCGCGAAATAAATTCCGAAAAGGTAATTTTGATATCATCATTTATAAAGAAAACTTCTCCTCGAGCATCCTTGGTCTCACTCGCTAATATTATAGCATCGGTTAAGTTCTCGATATAACACAAAGAAATTAGATTATTTCCATCACCTATTAAGAATAGATCTCCGCAGATCGCTAATCGTAAAATTCTTGGAAGAATCACTTTGTCGCGGGGTCCCCATACTATGCACGGACGTATGATGACCGTCTCTAGCCTTCCTTCATGATTATATTTCAAGGCTAATTGTTCTGAAATGGCCTTTGTCTCACAGTAGGGATGCTTATATTTTTTGGGATAAGGATAACGTTCATCTATCTCAATATGATTATCAAATTTCCAAACAACATCATTGCTACTTATAAAGACAACTCGTTGTACACCGCTTTCTTCACATGCCTTAAGCACGTTCCTCGTTCCCTCAACATTTACTCTATAGAATTCTTCTTTGCTTCCCCAGTCTCTGACCAAAGCCGCACAGTGAAATGCTAAGTCAACTCCCTTACTAATTTCTAAAAGAGAGTCGAAATCCAATAAATCCCCGTAATGAAGTTCTACTCCCAAACTCTCGAGCCTTTCAACGTCGCTAGTTTTCCTGACCAAGCATTTAACATAATCCCCCCTTGCTGCCAGCTTGCCTGCTAGATTTTCGCCTACAAACCCAGTCCCCCCAGTTAACATTACTTTCATTTCTGCATAGTCTTAAAACTTTGCGCTAGGCCTTACATCCTGAAAATTCGCATCCTTTTTTTTTGAGGATCAAACTCCCTTTTAAATTTTTTTTTAAAACCCCTAGTATCATATCTAAACCATATTTAACGTAGCAAAGGTAGGAAAATAGCGAAAATTCCAACAGCCATATACGGAAACATCGTAAGAAATTCCATTATTACCATTGGCTTAGTTTTCTAATGAATTATTATGCTTGTTATTTCGGCAACCCGATTAACCTAGATTATTTGATCCCTGAGGTGTTGGGAATTGGTCCCCCATCCTTTCGACTGACTACCCGTTTCGGTAGTAGAACATGTACCTGAAAAACTATTGTTTAAAGACTAAATAATAATTCAATTTTTTGTGAATTAAATAAGACAAGCTGGACTTATACAGAATCCTTTTAACTATTAATTGTTCTACAGAAACATCCATAAACTTATGAATAAACCTAAAATATTTCTTCAAAAAGACGGTAAAAAATATTCTTATTCATGCAGCAAATGATGAAAAACGACAATGATCCAAATCTAGAATATTGAATTCTCTTCCAACTTTTTCTAAAACC contains these protein-coding regions:
- a CDS encoding NAD-dependent epimerase/dehydratase family protein yields the protein MKVMLTGGTGFVGENLAGKLAARGDYVKCLVRKTSDVERLESLGVELHYGDLLDFDSLLEISKGVDLAFHCAALVRDWGSKEEFYRVNVEGTRNVLKACEESGVQRVVFISSNDVVWKFDNHIEIDERYPYPKKYKHPYCETKAISEQLALKYNHEGRLETVIIRPCIVWGPRDKVILPRILRLAICGDLFLIGDGNNLISLCYIENLTDAIILASETKDARGEVFFINDDIKITFSEFISRLLSCLGIKWSPVRSLPYFFAYGLASVMEVWAMLLKSRNPPALTRYAVALMGRNLNYSVEKAIRELNYRPKVSIDDGLRQLKLWVDDIGGINALLELK
- a CDS encoding ATP-binding protein yields the protein MKSYDQIIKVDGREVSRSYEVYDIVAAKPIGTPITYLLSRDNNFIEAAFPSMKFTVSDYLQVFGIEFVTGLIFLTIGALVYLLKPNLLSSKVFLMLCSSIGIWFIEDFDYQTNYSLIYSVNVSYLAQIFSPSFLIYLSLVFPNEKILFKKYPRIILLPFLFSSVLFILQLIYLHNPGMWKTVDTVMWFYLIFAALTMLASVTVSYLRPDSELNKQRAQVVLIGAVLGYFLPAVAALTVVFYGASNINYIAILVLFFPLSIGYAIAKHKLFDIDVIIQKTLVYGSLTGLVVGIFALMVLGFNIAFAEHGGWKNPAFFLILSAFLVLALNPLRNRIQSILDNAFFRKRYDYNKTISDLSDAMTSILNIDEIANKIIKTITETMFINSASLLLFDRSTNGYRIHSTTIDDLEKNGLSIESDNKLILLLNSSKKEMFKEDLIAEEKYYIYGEKLKKTFSVLRASLIIPLFFKDELVGVVSLGEKKSGLMYTSYDLKLLKTLANQTAIAIENAFAFKLVEDYVNKLEEKNRELRETQAQLIQAEKMSAVGQLAAGIAHEIRNPLNIIEGARYYLSQNLNREESPLIRQYLDYIKHEVDRTNRLIDSLLAFSKPGSTNFGLVDVNSLIDDVLTLTRKQIVDNKIEVIKNLDYRIPKIMADLNNIWHVFINVIMNSIQAMPCGGELRINTGFQKESPNNVFISFEDNGPGIKKEDLPKIFDPFFTTKDTGSGLGLSVSYKIIEAHNGNIIIYSDTERGTNFIIELPIIQEISGKDSEGEKKTFSG
- a CDS encoding EAL domain-containing protein; translation: MKKCNLKGKEKFIMEKRNLMKDREVLESDKFVDIPEEKMLKKNKRKQILHTKKIAFHNKGSKPKNIIGISEDNSRLKKVEEKLTQTQSRLTLFNTIIKTITSGTSVNQVVKLTVNKTSEYFKDLRVSYSTIRENGNMKVIYSRETQGMSILNGLECDLLMTPDYLGSLRRREPVIIEDSTVDQRLAPFAKILSAFGSRALLGAAVADSKKITGLLCLHSREAHQWSNHEKKTIKDVAHYLSIAINHAHTEIRNKENEKKIKKNLEELSKKSKYQSIISRTTRSVHQSIDLQEVMEHAVESIRENIDLVDAIAIYLVEGEEAVLKSHRGLTDRYIKLAGRIPYPKGFTWKTIIDRKPRYCPDVDQDAIIGPAGRRMGIKSYLAMPFSHEDKTSGIMGINSFQKNSFGEEELRLLEMVARQIEIAINNAKQAEAIQESKEKYRALIEQSNDWVWEVDINGSFTYVNPKVREIIGYEPEELLGKTTFDFMSTDEAKRFYDLLSPYFSEKRPFKRLEKKLMHKDGHEVILEVSGTPMFDSQGFFKGYLGVVEDVTQRRNQEKKIHHFAMHDYMTDLPNRRSLEEELTRITNQNSAKQKGALLMIDLDNFKLINDTLGHFAGDQLLKDLSNALAKIMRPRDMLARMGGDEFVVVLQNVSPKEAKKIVDRLFKSINEFQFNIKGYNLNLNCSIGITLIDGESSIEEILQKAYSALSQAKSEGKNRIIRYGTGETIIKTKQASNWKIRIKEALKLDRYTIEFQPVVRLDTEKTEFFEALIRMKADNGQIVFAKSFIHFAERFGLISEIDRWMVEKITHFLASHPSTKLSINLSGSSLRDKSLLSSIERYIQEGRISADQLVFEITELSAIRDLYSVQKWLNKLQILNSRFALDDFGSGFSSFKHLQTLPVDFVKIDASFISKIKNDLSCYAIVDSIASVAHALGKEVIAEGVENREIIKSLREFKIEYGQGKFWKSENLRSLNS
- a CDS encoding response regulator yields the protein MKGKRKLLVVDDEQLILQIISDIFSNEGYEVITALNCDRALNLLKGDLFHVVLTDIRMPEKNGINLLDRIRTFNPDIPVIIMTGYASLETAVEAVKHGAFDYLSKPLDFNKLKSIIKHAVEKYELMQENRRLMQELQHINANLELKIRDRTRELNNILFSTHESVMTTDMDLVIKSANTQTLKIFGKDCIGSRLDNLIEGINFKTVIPQILHYDSYSTNHIVKFDDKYLEIVLSPLVDSETGEKFGLTVVTEDITEKKKLEAQVIQSAKMSAVGQFATGLAHEFNNILSGIIGYTSFAFSRTSIESIREDLKVVEKAAARASDLVTTLLSFSKNRDNKKQLACLEEVIEDAIKLIEHTFKSDGIQIIRHYGKVPPIVMNVGEVQQVIINMALNSRDAMSEGGAIAIKTDIDGDYVRIEFSDNGIGIPQKNLQKIFEPFFTTKKSDDSKSGTGLGLSVVYSIIGRHVGTIEVSSEIGKGTTFSIRLPNIQRISDEMNPSDQANFDTGGKTRRKGNILVVDDEEFICNLIKEALVTSGHSVDTANSADVVIELIRKNHYDIIFLDLTINGKSAIELLREMKIFDPSSVIVVISGTREEENIEKLIAEGAYSFIKKPFKINEITSIVSQVFGG
- a CDS encoding response regulator transcription factor, with amino-acid sequence MNQGITNISPSKIHSINLILAFNNRLLREGISKILDEDETLHILAEASNLLELIQSCEEFDFDILLLDVELQGLKLSKILRLVKNKNSGKVILIIPDKFDQYELINAILSGVRGYIVMDANSIQLKQAISGVNDGQLWVERKMMYRVLDALLSTHNHKRKKGDGPLYNLTEAEIKIVKKVLDGYSNKLIAKELYLSEMTVKFHLSKIFKKVSVKSRSELILYCFREGIVNKQNS